A genomic region of Methanosarcina thermophila TM-1 contains the following coding sequences:
- a CDS encoding DUF1294 domain-containing protein: MTERIYLLFPIFYAIINAASFTLYGMDKFKAKNAGWRISEQSLLIASLFGPIGALLGMQHFRHKTQKPIFRILVPAFAGVHILLVLWINL, translated from the coding sequence ATGACAGAAAGAATATACCTACTTTTTCCTATTTTTTATGCTATTATTAACGCAGCCTCTTTTACACTGTATGGAATGGATAAATTCAAAGCGAAAAACGCAGGGTGGAGAATCTCCGAGCAGAGCTTGCTGATCGCTTCTCTCTTCGGTCCGATAGGTGCACTGCTCGGGATGCAGCACTTCAGGCATAAGACCCAGAAGCCCATATTCAGAATTCTTGTACCTGCCTTTGCTGGAGTTCACATACTGCTTGTGCTCTGGATCAATCTGTGA
- a CDS encoding ArsR family transcriptional regulator, with amino-acid sequence MRSSLITVLLSSEKRTNLLLLLKEKPRTIEEINSELGTNSVVILPQLKKLKENGLVIHEDKVYELSLLGRVIVQKMESLVTAFRQLENDYY; translated from the coding sequence ATGAGATCTTCTCTGATCACAGTTCTTCTCTCTTCCGAAAAAAGGACCAATCTGCTTCTCCTTCTTAAAGAGAAACCCCGGACAATTGAAGAGATCAACAGTGAGCTTGGTACGAATTCCGTTGTAATCCTGCCCCAGCTAAAAAAGCTAAAAGAAAATGGGCTTGTAATTCATGAAGATAAGGTATACGAACTTTCCCTGCTCGGCAGGGTTATTGTTCAGAAAATGGAATCCCTTGTAACCGCCTTCAGACAGCTTGAGAATGATTATTATTAA
- a CDS encoding DNA topoisomerase I — protein sequence MHLIVTEKNIAAKRIAAILAPKNPKKDRVSGVDVYRYETVSSDGKKQETAVIGLSGHIVGIDFPKEYNNWQKVDAKALIDAEIVTTPINRKIVTALRSLGKKASRVTIATDYDREGELIGVEALNIIKKVNPDVPFDRVRYSAITPKAIEVAFSNPTNVDFNLADAGHSRQVIDLVWGAALTRYISLAAGRLGKMFLSVGRVQSPTLSLIVDREKERNIFVPTPYWEIHVELQNAKGETFSAQHSTRRFLDKKEAEKVFKKLGKQAKLKEIEKGKKTDQPPIPFNTTGFISAANSIGLSPANAMRIAESLYTNGYISYPRTDNTVYPDTLDLKAQIEIFREGPFKEYANALLEKAELSPTRGKKETTDHPPIFPVSLAKKTDLKEDEWKVYELVVRRFFATFAGPSEWETMRLKLDIQGEEFRANGARLVEPGWRWYYPYNAPEDRLLPELREGDSLEVIKKEILDKETQPPGRYGQGKLINIMEELGLGTKATRHEIISKLYSRAYIHGNPVQPTNTSFAVVDTLEKYSPAITKPDMTRQLEENMDLIAEGKIKEAEVLEESRKMLKQVFSELDKNRDKIVESLQAGLREDKIIGICSGCGNELMIRRSKRGGRFIGCSNYPNCTFSLPLPKSGQIVVIDKMCETHGLHHIRIINSGKRPWDLGCPQCNFIEWQKIQEEEQAQQPKKERPKSIQDLEGVGKATAGKLEEAGITSVEALAEADPVELARTIKTSVKKVKNWQVSCNGTVKDTGTVEDSSAIEDA from the coding sequence ATGCACCTTATCGTAACGGAAAAAAATATAGCAGCAAAGAGGATTGCTGCGATTCTGGCTCCAAAGAATCCGAAAAAGGATAGAGTCAGCGGAGTGGACGTGTACCGGTACGAGACCGTGTCCTCCGATGGGAAAAAGCAGGAGACTGCTGTTATAGGATTGTCGGGCCATATTGTAGGGATAGATTTTCCCAAGGAGTACAATAACTGGCAGAAGGTCGATGCTAAAGCCCTTATTGATGCCGAGATCGTAACAACTCCTATTAACCGGAAGATTGTAACTGCCCTGAGAAGCCTGGGAAAAAAGGCAAGCAGGGTTACAATTGCCACTGACTACGACCGAGAAGGCGAACTGATAGGAGTTGAAGCACTCAATATTATAAAAAAGGTAAATCCAGATGTTCCTTTTGACCGGGTCCGCTACAGTGCAATAACCCCAAAAGCAATAGAAGTTGCTTTTTCAAACCCGACAAATGTAGATTTCAATCTCGCGGATGCAGGCCATTCAAGGCAGGTCATAGACCTTGTATGGGGTGCAGCTCTCACCCGCTACATTTCTCTTGCTGCAGGCAGGCTTGGGAAAATGTTTCTCTCGGTAGGCAGAGTACAGTCGCCTACGCTTTCTCTTATTGTTGACAGGGAAAAAGAAAGGAATATTTTTGTCCCGACTCCTTACTGGGAGATCCATGTCGAACTTCAAAATGCTAAAGGAGAGACTTTTTCAGCTCAGCACTCAACCCGCCGCTTCTTGGATAAAAAGGAGGCAGAAAAGGTCTTCAAGAAACTGGGAAAACAGGCGAAGTTAAAAGAAATTGAGAAAGGGAAAAAGACGGATCAGCCGCCGATTCCTTTCAATACAACAGGTTTCATAAGCGCAGCTAATTCAATCGGGCTTAGTCCCGCAAATGCGATGCGCATAGCCGAATCCCTTTACACTAACGGTTATATCTCATACCCGAGAACTGACAATACGGTTTATCCTGATACCCTTGACCTGAAAGCCCAGATTGAGATTTTCAGGGAGGGTCCTTTTAAAGAATACGCAAACGCCCTGCTTGAGAAAGCCGAACTTTCCCCCACGCGAGGCAAAAAAGAGACTACTGACCATCCACCGATTTTTCCGGTTTCCCTTGCAAAAAAGACCGACTTAAAAGAGGATGAATGGAAGGTTTATGAGCTTGTAGTCAGGCGGTTTTTTGCAACTTTCGCCGGACCGAGCGAATGGGAAACCATGCGTTTGAAACTTGATATTCAGGGGGAGGAATTCAGAGCAAACGGAGCAAGGCTTGTAGAGCCGGGCTGGAGATGGTACTATCCTTACAATGCGCCTGAAGACAGGCTCTTACCCGAACTCCGCGAAGGCGATTCCCTGGAAGTTATAAAGAAAGAGATACTGGACAAAGAAACCCAGCCTCCGGGCCGCTACGGGCAGGGAAAGCTTATCAATATTATGGAGGAGCTGGGGCTTGGGACAAAAGCCACCAGGCACGAGATAATCAGCAAGCTTTATTCCAGAGCTTACATTCACGGAAATCCGGTACAGCCCACGAATACATCTTTTGCAGTAGTGGATACCCTTGAGAAATATTCTCCTGCCATCACAAAGCCGGACATGACAAGGCAGCTTGAAGAAAACATGGACCTGATTGCTGAGGGCAAGATCAAAGAGGCTGAGGTGCTTGAGGAATCGCGGAAGATGTTAAAGCAGGTCTTCTCAGAACTTGACAAAAACCGGGACAAAATCGTGGAATCCCTCCAGGCAGGCCTCAGGGAAGACAAGATTATAGGCATCTGCTCAGGCTGTGGAAACGAACTTATGATCCGGCGTTCAAAAAGAGGAGGCCGTTTTATAGGCTGCAGCAACTATCCAAACTGTACCTTTTCCCTCCCCCTGCCAAAAAGCGGACAGATCGTGGTCATTGACAAAATGTGTGAAACCCACGGCTTGCACCATATCCGCATAATCAATTCAGGTAAACGTCCCTGGGATCTCGGCTGCCCACAGTGCAATTTCATAGAATGGCAGAAAATCCAAGAGGAAGAGCAGGCTCAGCAGCCGAAAAAAGAGCGCCCGAAATCAATCCAGGATCTCGAAGGTGTGGGAAAAGCCACAGCCGGGAAACTGGAAGAAGCCGGAATTACAAGCGTGGAAGCCCTGGCAGAAGCCGATCCTGTAGAACTTGCAAGAACAATCAAGACCAGCGTAAAAAAGGTTAAAAACTGGCAGGTTTCATGTAACGGCACAGTTAAAGACACCGGCACTGTTGAGGACAGCAGCGCAATTGAAGACGCGTGA
- a CDS encoding PKD domain-containing protein — protein sequence MTAIVLTTLLILTLLSEGVFAKITVTPTPLGAGTPPATARISCCKDHRIDYTAVAASSSDPRVVQFKDLSKGTETYIRWDFGDGTSLEGTKITPALKNPVHKYKKTGFYISCLTIKCKGCNGKLWVHKNVVIK from the coding sequence ATGACAGCGATCGTTCTCACCACACTGTTGATATTGACTTTATTGTCTGAAGGAGTCTTTGCAAAAATTACCGTAACCCCCACCCCCCTAGGCGCAGGGACTCCTCCAGCTACAGCCCGTATATCCTGTTGTAAGGATCATCGTATTGATTATACAGCGGTAGCAGCTTCAAGCAGCGATCCACGAGTAGTGCAGTTTAAAGACCTCTCAAAAGGTACAGAGACATATATTAGATGGGATTTTGGAGATGGAACTTCTCTTGAAGGAACAAAGATAACTCCAGCATTGAAAAATCCGGTACACAAGTATAAAAAGACTGGATTTTATATTTCCTGTTTGACTATTAAATGTAAAGGTTGTAATGGGAAATTGTGGGTTCACAAGAATGTTGTTATTAAGTAG
- a CDS encoding HdeD family acid-resistance protein: MEQPVDITEVSFDPDDEMDYAPLELPRWIVLLEGIIAILIGLFLLFRPGQTTTFLIQILGIFWLAEGMLSVLGALIYSGNRVWKLLSGILSIIAGAVILMYPIYSSVIVLTLFVIFIGIWAVVTGAVKILLALKGGGRGVGIIGILTIILGLLLLVNFAAGVAVLPWVFGLFLILGGIGTLIEGFRM, from the coding sequence ATGGAACAACCAGTTGATATTACGGAAGTATCGTTCGATCCTGATGACGAGATGGATTATGCACCACTTGAGTTACCCAGGTGGATTGTCCTGCTTGAAGGTATTATTGCTATTCTTATAGGCTTATTTCTCTTATTCAGGCCTGGTCAAACCACTACTTTTCTTATACAGATTTTGGGTATTTTCTGGCTGGCAGAAGGAATGCTTTCTGTTTTAGGGGCGCTGATATACTCTGGGAACAGGGTATGGAAACTGCTATCGGGCATCCTGAGCATTATTGCAGGAGCAGTTATACTGATGTACCCTATCTACAGCTCCGTTATAGTTCTTACTTTATTCGTTATTTTCATAGGGATATGGGCTGTTGTCACCGGAGCTGTGAAAATCCTCCTTGCCCTTAAAGGAGGAGGAAGGGGTGTAGGAATCATCGGTATCCTAACCATAATTTTAGGCTTGCTTCTCCTGGTCAATTTTGCGGCAGGAGTTGCTGTTCTACCATGGGTATTCGGGCTCTTCCTTATTCTCGGGGGGATCGGGACACTTATTGAAGGATTTAGAATGTGA
- a CDS encoding fumarate hydratase produces MPSKISRETFIQSIVDLLRKAETELPEDVVDALRKAETAEENDVAKSQLQTILKNIEIAKKHGVPMCQDTGIMIFFAEIGSEFQPGFDIEAAIQEAVILATAKIPLRPNAVDPLSRKNSGNNTGAGIPDIHWKLVPGKHLKITVAPKGAGSENMSSLRMFNPTEIGNIKNFVLETVVNAGGMPCPPLTIGVGIGGSFDAAARLAKEALLEPLDTQMDVLEKEILEAVNALGIGCMGLGGSTTALSVHVKTAYCHTASLPVAVNIQCWANRHASIVFGGEE; encoded by the coding sequence TTGCCCTCAAAAATCAGCCGTGAAACCTTTATTCAGTCTATTGTAGACCTTTTGCGAAAAGCAGAAACTGAACTTCCTGAAGATGTGGTAGATGCACTCAGAAAAGCCGAAACCGCCGAGGAAAATGATGTTGCAAAATCCCAGCTCCAGACAATTCTGAAGAATATTGAGATTGCAAAAAAGCATGGAGTTCCAATGTGCCAGGATACGGGTATAATGATCTTTTTTGCAGAAATTGGGAGCGAATTTCAGCCAGGTTTTGACATCGAAGCTGCGATTCAGGAGGCTGTAATCCTTGCGACAGCTAAAATTCCACTCCGCCCGAATGCTGTAGATCCATTGTCCCGGAAAAACAGCGGGAATAATACAGGGGCTGGAATTCCGGATATTCACTGGAAGCTCGTTCCCGGAAAACATTTAAAAATTACTGTTGCTCCCAAAGGCGCAGGCTCTGAAAACATGAGTTCTTTGCGGATGTTTAACCCGACAGAGATTGGGAATATCAAAAACTTCGTACTCGAGACCGTAGTGAACGCCGGAGGGATGCCCTGCCCTCCTTTGACCATAGGAGTCGGAATTGGGGGTTCTTTTGATGCAGCAGCCAGGCTTGCAAAAGAAGCTCTGCTTGAGCCCCTTGACACCCAGATGGATGTGTTGGAAAAAGAAATCCTTGAGGCTGTAAACGCACTCGGGATAGGCTGCATGGGTTTGGGAGGTAGCACAACCGCCCTTTCAGTGCACGTGAAAACTGCTTACTGCCACACCGCATCCCTTCCAGTTGCAGTAAATATCCAGTGCTGGGCAAACCGGCATGCTTCGATTGTTTTTGGAGGGGAGGAATAA
- a CDS encoding DUF367 family protein: MKPTNQRDIPLYIYHAGQCDPKKCTGKKLARFDLARLYDRISRLPRSAILLDPTAEKALSPVDDPGKGIIVLDCSWEEVEKVFPELGKLNLKHRALPYLLAGNPVNFGRPLKLNSAEAFAAALYILGYKEQAERVLSKFNWGHSFLELNKEPLEEYASAKNSAEIVEIQSHYI, from the coding sequence ATGAAACCGACTAATCAACGGGATATTCCCCTTTATATCTACCATGCCGGGCAGTGTGACCCTAAAAAATGTACAGGAAAGAAACTGGCTCGCTTTGACCTTGCCCGTCTTTACGATAGGATATCAAGGCTGCCCAGGTCGGCGATCCTTCTGGATCCGACTGCTGAAAAAGCCCTTTCACCTGTCGATGATCCAGGAAAAGGAATAATCGTGCTTGATTGTTCCTGGGAAGAGGTAGAGAAGGTTTTTCCCGAGCTTGGAAAGCTGAACCTTAAGCATAGAGCCCTTCCTTACCTGCTCGCAGGCAATCCTGTGAATTTTGGAAGACCCTTGAAACTTAATTCAGCTGAAGCCTTTGCAGCAGCTCTCTACATCCTGGGGTACAAAGAACAGGCTGAAAGAGTTCTTTCCAAGTTTAACTGGGGACATAGCTTTCTCGAGCTTAATAAGGAGCCGCTCGAAGAGTATGCAAGCGCGAAGAATAGCGCTGAGATTGTGGAAATCCAGAGTCATTATATTTGA
- a CDS encoding protein-tyrosine phosphatase family protein encodes MSSSLLTPLAMPIIEGIRIPLNFYVVLKEPALLAGMSYPAVRTPWEKIGDAGFSGVVCLCDSEVSYDPYPLKVLFSEELEDLHYGNAPYDPDTLERLVRKAAGVVRREMDAGKGVVVHCVGGIGRTGTVIGCVLRDLGFPADEVIDYLDRINKSRGFRGWPETEWQAEMVRRY; translated from the coding sequence ATGTCATCCTCATTACTTACTCCCCTCGCAATGCCCATAATCGAAGGCATCCGAATTCCCCTGAATTTCTATGTCGTGCTCAAAGAACCTGCACTTCTGGCTGGCATGTCCTATCCAGCCGTGCGCACCCCCTGGGAGAAAATAGGTGATGCGGGTTTCTCAGGCGTTGTATGTCTCTGTGATTCTGAGGTATCTTATGACCCCTATCCTCTCAAAGTACTTTTTTCTGAGGAACTGGAAGACCTGCACTATGGTAATGCTCCGTATGATCCTGATACGCTGGAACGGCTTGTCAGAAAAGCAGCTGGTGTTGTAAGAAGAGAAATGGATGCAGGAAAAGGTGTTGTTGTCCACTGCGTGGGCGGGATAGGCAGGACTGGCACGGTGATTGGGTGTGTGCTCAGAGATCTTGGTTTTCCAGCGGATGAAGTAATAGATTACCTAGACAGGATAAACAAATCAAGGGGTTTCAGAGGATGGCCTGAAACGGAATGGCAGGCTGAAATGGTACGAAGATATTGA
- a CDS encoding LL-diaminopimelate aminotransferase, translated as MYSDRINALPPYLFEAIDEARDELIARGVDVIDLGVGDPDMPTHPHIVEAMREAVCDPKTHQYPSYAGMADFRKAAADWCKKYKGIELEPATEVLSLIGSKEAVAHIPLAFVNPGDVVLYTDPGYPVYKIGALFAGGEPYPLPLTAENDFLPDLDSIPEDVLKRAKLFFFNYPNNPTAATADMQFFEKVVEFCKKHNIIAVHDNAYCQITYDGYEAPSFLAADGAMDIGMELYSHSKTYNMTGWRLGFAVGNKDLIKGLGKVKSNVDSGVFDAIQIAGIAALSSSQACVEESNKIYKERRDALIEGLRAMGIEVKPPKATFYIWAPVPKGFTSMSFAKLLLEEVGIVATPGVGFGDAGEGYIRFALTKPVERIKEAVERMKTLQF; from the coding sequence ATGTATTCTGACCGAATCAATGCATTACCCCCATACCTTTTTGAGGCTATAGACGAAGCTAGGGACGAATTAATTGCCAGGGGAGTTGACGTGATCGACCTTGGCGTGGGAGACCCTGACATGCCGACGCATCCGCATATTGTAGAGGCTATGCGGGAGGCTGTTTGTGATCCGAAAACGCACCAGTATCCTTCTTATGCCGGAATGGCGGATTTCAGGAAGGCGGCAGCGGACTGGTGTAAGAAATATAAGGGAATTGAGCTCGAACCTGCCACTGAAGTGCTTTCCCTTATAGGGTCAAAGGAAGCGGTTGCACACATTCCGCTTGCTTTTGTCAATCCGGGGGATGTTGTGCTTTATACCGATCCGGGGTATCCGGTTTATAAAATAGGGGCGCTTTTTGCCGGTGGAGAGCCGTATCCACTGCCGCTGACTGCCGAGAATGATTTCCTGCCTGACCTGGACTCGATTCCGGAGGACGTCCTTAAAAGGGCAAAGCTGTTTTTCTTCAATTATCCAAACAACCCGACGGCTGCAACTGCGGACATGCAGTTCTTTGAAAAGGTTGTTGAGTTCTGCAAAAAGCACAATATCATCGCCGTGCACGACAATGCTTACTGCCAGATTACTTATGATGGGTACGAAGCCCCCTCTTTCCTTGCTGCTGATGGGGCAATGGATATTGGTATGGAACTCTATTCGCATTCCAAAACCTATAATATGACAGGCTGGAGGCTCGGATTTGCGGTTGGAAATAAGGATCTTATAAAGGGGCTCGGTAAGGTAAAATCCAATGTGGATTCAGGCGTCTTTGATGCCATCCAGATAGCAGGCATTGCAGCTCTGTCCTCCTCCCAGGCCTGTGTTGAAGAATCAAATAAAATCTATAAGGAAAGGCGCGATGCTCTTATCGAAGGGCTCAGGGCTATGGGGATTGAGGTAAAGCCTCCAAAAGCCACTTTCTACATCTGGGCACCTGTCCCGAAGGGCTTTACCTCAATGAGCTTTGCTAAACTCCTTCTTGAAGAAGTCGGAATCGTTGCAACCCCTGGAGTCGGGTTTGGAGATGCCGGCGAAGGCTACATCAGGTTTGCCCTTACAAAACCGGTCGAGAGGATTAAAGAAGCTGTCGAAAGGATGAAAACTCTGCAGTTCTAA
- a CDS encoding FumA C-terminus/TtdB family hydratase beta subunit, whose translation MEYHLKTPLEIEDIKKLNAGDIVYISGEILTARDEAHARILEMDEKQEELPFSLEGAVIYHCGPLMQQTENGWKVISAGPTTSGRMSKMTPPLLRSHGIRAIIGKGGMKGVTDALKGKCVYLAYTGGCAALAAELIKEVKAVHWLDLGMPEAVWVLSVEEFGPLIVGIDAKGKDIFSEVREKAQEKFEKQK comes from the coding sequence ATGGAATATCACCTGAAAACCCCGCTGGAGATTGAAGATATCAAGAAACTTAACGCCGGAGACATCGTCTATATCTCGGGAGAAATCCTGACAGCCAGGGATGAAGCCCATGCAAGGATCCTTGAAATGGACGAAAAGCAAGAGGAACTTCCTTTCTCCCTTGAAGGGGCAGTAATCTATCATTGTGGCCCACTTATGCAGCAAACCGAGAACGGCTGGAAAGTAATTTCGGCAGGTCCTACAACCAGCGGCAGAATGTCAAAAATGACGCCCCCTCTCCTGAGATCTCACGGAATTCGGGCAATTATTGGAAAAGGTGGTATGAAAGGCGTAACTGATGCCCTGAAGGGCAAATGCGTTTATCTGGCTTATACAGGCGGATGCGCTGCCCTTGCTGCAGAATTAATCAAGGAGGTAAAAGCAGTCCACTGGCTTGATCTTGGAATGCCTGAGGCTGTGTGGGTGCTCAGTGTAGAAGAGTTCGGACCGCTTATAGTAGGAATTGATGCAAAAGGAAAGGATATTTTCTCAGAGGTAAGGGAAAAAGCTCAAGAAAAGTTTGAAAAGCAGAAATAA
- a CDS encoding MBL fold metallo-hydrolase, giving the protein MELTFKGGCREVGRSGFLVNGEVLLDYGIKAGDIPEYPLNSMEPKVVLVSHGHLDHCGAVPNLMYQNPDVFMTPPTAEFTFLLGRDTLKLAESTLSGVPPFDPDDLQKLGRRTQRIDYNKPFKSHGYRICFYNAGHIPGASGIFLESEAGESLFYTGDFNLQETRLVPGAAEFPEADTLILESTYFGEEHVPRKETEERFIESILDTVDRGGTALIPSFAIGRTQEILMLLDAHGIQAYVDGMGRDVYKILKKYPEYLKDPKRLDRAFEHAILVKDHQRDSILKEPSVIVTTAGMLNGGPVLYYLSRLYKDPRSKVLLTGYQVEGTNGRLALEHGFIETTADILTLKPRVEKYDFSAHSGDSELKKVVKDFCKKGAERVFVIHGDRTEAFAEWILEEIGVDAYAPANGHTFSF; this is encoded by the coding sequence CTGGAGCTTACTTTTAAAGGCGGATGCAGGGAAGTCGGACGTTCGGGGTTTCTTGTAAATGGGGAGGTTCTGCTGGATTATGGGATAAAGGCAGGAGATATCCCGGAATATCCTCTCAATAGCATGGAGCCGAAGGTTGTGCTTGTTTCACATGGGCACCTTGACCACTGCGGGGCTGTGCCCAACCTGATGTACCAGAATCCCGATGTTTTTATGACCCCGCCGACGGCAGAGTTTACTTTTCTTCTCGGCAGGGACACCCTGAAGCTTGCAGAGAGTACACTTTCAGGCGTACCGCCTTTTGATCCGGATGACCTGCAAAAGCTTGGCAGGCGGACACAGAGAATAGACTATAACAAGCCTTTCAAAAGCCACGGATACAGAATTTGCTTTTACAATGCAGGACACATCCCTGGGGCATCTGGTATCTTCCTAGAATCCGAAGCCGGGGAGAGCCTGTTTTATACCGGGGATTTCAACCTTCAGGAAACAAGGCTAGTGCCCGGGGCGGCTGAATTTCCCGAAGCTGATACGCTTATTCTTGAGAGCACGTATTTCGGGGAGGAACATGTCCCGCGAAAGGAGACTGAAGAAAGGTTCATCGAATCAATACTGGATACTGTGGATAGGGGAGGTACTGCTCTTATCCCTTCTTTTGCAATAGGCAGGACGCAGGAAATACTTATGCTGCTTGATGCTCACGGAATTCAGGCGTATGTGGACGGCATGGGCAGGGATGTGTACAAGATACTTAAAAAGTACCCCGAATATCTGAAGGATCCGAAGCGGCTTGATCGGGCTTTCGAGCATGCTATTCTCGTAAAAGACCATCAGCGGGACTCGATCCTTAAAGAACCTTCAGTCATTGTTACCACGGCTGGGATGCTGAATGGAGGTCCGGTACTGTATTACCTGAGCCGGCTTTACAAAGATCCCAGATCAAAAGTCTTGCTTACAGGCTACCAGGTTGAGGGGACAAACGGCAGGCTGGCTCTTGAGCACGGGTTTATCGAGACCACAGCAGATATCCTTACTCTGAAGCCCAGGGTAGAAAAGTATGACTTTTCCGCCCACAGCGGAGATAGCGAGCTCAAAAAGGTTGTGAAGGATTTTTGCAAAAAAGGCGCTGAGAGAGTCTTTGTAATTCATGGGGATAGAACCGAAGCTTTTGCAGAATGGATTCTGGAAGAGATCGGTGTGGATGCGTATGCACCTGCAAACGGACATACTTTTAGCTTTTAA
- a CDS encoding TIGR00725 family protein, which translates to MKRVTRKQIGVIGAGACCSETRLLAEMVGREVAKRGAVLLCGGLGGVMEAAAYGAKQEGGITLGILPGTRREEANPWIDLAVVSGMGHARNALIAQSSDALIAVSGEYGTLSEIALGLKMGKPVVVLEPNWEIKGVHRAKSPEEAVELAFRLIKGNLKTEKIA; encoded by the coding sequence GTGAAAAGAGTGACCAGAAAACAGATTGGAGTTATAGGTGCAGGAGCTTGCTGCAGCGAAACAAGGCTCCTTGCAGAAATGGTAGGAAGAGAAGTAGCAAAGCGAGGGGCAGTTTTACTCTGTGGAGGTCTGGGAGGAGTTATGGAGGCTGCAGCATACGGAGCAAAGCAGGAAGGAGGGATAACTCTTGGAATTCTGCCCGGAACCCGGAGAGAGGAAGCAAATCCCTGGATAGATCTTGCGGTCGTCAGTGGAATGGGACATGCCAGAAACGCGCTCATAGCCCAGTCTTCGGATGCTTTGATCGCGGTCAGTGGGGAATACGGAACACTTTCCGAGATAGCTCTCGGCCTGAAAATGGGAAAGCCTGTGGTCGTGCTTGAACCAAACTGGGAAATCAAAGGTGTTCACAGAGCGAAGAGTCCTGAAGAAGCTGTAGAACTCGCTTTCAGGCTAATTAAAGGTAACTTAAAAACTGAAAAGATTGCCTGA
- a CDS encoding ferredoxin domain-containing protein, translating to MILNPESEVLEELAKSILLAARTAPKAKGVDDIVTALLEKEDIEGLASEMERLADEKGSSFAFLKRDAANLRDAGAAILIGVKTSGAAGLDCGACGFKTCAEMLDQQKVEVEFRGPNCMLKYVDLGIAIGAAAAKAKDLCIDNRVMYSIGAAARTARLMDADVVFGIPLSITGKNIFFDRK from the coding sequence ATGATTCTCAATCCTGAATCCGAAGTGCTTGAAGAACTTGCAAAGAGCATACTCCTGGCTGCACGGACTGCACCCAAAGCCAAGGGAGTAGACGATATTGTAACTGCACTGCTTGAGAAAGAAGACATTGAAGGGCTTGCCTCGGAAATGGAAAGGCTTGCAGATGAAAAAGGATCAAGTTTTGCTTTTCTGAAAAGAGATGCTGCAAATCTTCGAGATGCTGGGGCTGCAATTCTTATAGGGGTTAAAACCAGTGGTGCTGCTGGCCTGGATTGTGGAGCCTGCGGATTTAAAACCTGTGCCGAGATGCTGGACCAGCAGAAAGTAGAAGTGGAGTTCAGGGGTCCTAACTGCATGCTCAAATATGTGGATCTTGGAATTGCAATCGGTGCAGCAGCTGCAAAAGCTAAAGACCTCTGTATAGACAACAGGGTTATGTATTCGATTGGCGCAGCTGCAAGGACGGCGCGCTTGATGGATGCAGATGTCGTTTTTGGAATTCCACTCAGTATAACCGGGAAAAATATATTTTTTGATAGAAAATGA